One segment of Pirellulales bacterium DNA contains the following:
- a CDS encoding DUF1559 domain-containing protein, which produces MERSGMKIYSTRKAAVARRFAFTLVELLVVIAIIGILIALLLPAVQAAREAARRAQCTSNIRQIGLALQNFHSAFKKFPASSYWRVNGQLQITAAVEMVNNPNLFENWVIKILPQIEGKDLYTNWNQSKPIPDISNALMRGTRVPAMICPSDPFNSVPFDGTKSGSANNMGANWARANYAANASLGKLSVTAHQGDGPYDAATPQCWGNRYVRGIMGANVSLGIKDIHDGTSKTILLGEMRSGLDALDIRGIWAMSGGPSALWADGYYGDDNGPNSSSLEGDDDMTCNDVEQALFGSSGAGSQGEILMARAGMGCVGPKGNWQMTSRSLHVGGVNVCMADGSVRFISDFIQLGTQANPPTAKNLGVWDKLLLPDDGETLSTSNY; this is translated from the coding sequence ATGGAACGCTCTGGTATGAAAATCTATTCCACGCGGAAAGCGGCCGTCGCTCGGCGGTTCGCGTTTACTCTCGTTGAGTTGTTGGTGGTAATCGCCATCATTGGCATTCTTATCGCGCTGTTGTTGCCGGCGGTGCAAGCCGCCCGCGAAGCTGCCCGCCGAGCGCAATGCACCAGCAATATCAGGCAGATTGGCTTGGCGCTGCAAAACTTCCACTCGGCGTTCAAGAAATTCCCGGCGAGTTCCTACTGGAGGGTGAACGGCCAACTCCAGATCACGGCGGCAGTCGAGATGGTGAACAACCCAAATCTGTTCGAGAATTGGGTGATCAAGATTTTGCCGCAGATCGAGGGAAAAGACTTGTACACGAATTGGAATCAGTCCAAGCCGATTCCGGACATCAGCAACGCCCTGATGCGCGGCACCCGCGTACCGGCCATGATCTGTCCTTCGGATCCGTTCAATTCCGTTCCTTTCGACGGCACGAAAAGTGGCTCGGCGAACAACATGGGGGCGAATTGGGCCCGCGCCAACTACGCGGCAAATGCCTCTTTGGGAAAGTTGAGTGTCACGGCCCACCAGGGGGATGGTCCCTATGACGCGGCGACCCCCCAGTGCTGGGGCAATCGATATGTACGCGGGATCATGGGGGCAAACGTCTCGCTCGGAATAAAGGACATTCACGATGGGACTAGCAAGACCATTCTCTTGGGCGAGATGCGATCCGGCCTGGACGCTCTCGACATTAGAGGCATCTGGGCTATGAGCGGCGGCCCGAGCGCGCTCTGGGCCGACGGCTATTACGGCGACGACAACGGGCCTAACAGCAGCAGTCTCGAGGGGGATGACGATATGACCTGCAATGATGTCGAACAGGCGCTTTTCGGCAGCAGCGGCGCCGGGTCTCAGGGTGAAATATTGATGGCCAGAGCGGGCATGGGCTGCGTCGGCCCCAAGGGAAACTGGCAGATGACTTCTCGCAGTCTGCACGTCGGCGGCGTGAATGTCTGCATGGCCGACGGCAGCGTCCGGTTTATCAGCGACTTCATCCAATTGGGCACCCAGGCCAACCCCCCGACCGCGAAAAATCTCGGTGTGTGGGATAAGCTACTCCTCCCGGACGACGGGGAAACGCTTAGCACGAGCAACTATTGA
- a CDS encoding DUF1559 domain-containing protein, with translation MRLFYQRSGAPRARRAFTLVELLVVITIIGILMSLLLPAVQSAREAARKLQCANNIKQLGLALLNYHASFGTFPPSSVWKTSSSNGWKLDLTNIAKANNAELFENWVITILPQLEQQNLRNSFDLTNPIPNAANATARGTALSVMLCPSDSFNQKSFDGSKGSNTSSMGDGWARGDYAANASLGYMGYGNSNGAGSGTQPIGGGWVIRWLRGIMGANASLRIDDIKDGASNTILLGEIRAGIIPQDARGIWAMSGASPSALWAHGYLDGAGPDSQTAADDTLSCSETQTAVGTSAQLIQMGMGCWTHGGSNSQQLARSLHIGGVNTCFADGSVRFISDFVEITPAGADPTKASPPGSNLGVWDRLNLSNDGQSVDASKF, from the coding sequence ATGCGACTTTTTTATCAGCGGAGTGGGGCGCCGCGCGCCCGGCGGGCGTTCACGCTCGTCGAACTGTTGGTCGTGATCACGATCATCGGCATCTTGATGTCGCTGTTGCTGCCCGCTGTGCAATCGGCGCGCGAGGCGGCGCGAAAGCTCCAATGCGCCAACAACATCAAGCAATTGGGTCTGGCCCTACTGAATTACCACGCCTCGTTCGGCACCTTTCCGCCGAGTTCCGTGTGGAAAACGAGTTCCTCGAATGGCTGGAAGCTCGATCTCACCAACATCGCAAAGGCCAACAACGCAGAGCTTTTCGAGAATTGGGTCATCACCATTCTCCCGCAGCTCGAACAGCAGAACCTGCGCAATAGTTTCGATCTGACCAATCCGATTCCCAACGCGGCGAACGCCACTGCTCGCGGCACGGCACTGTCGGTCATGCTCTGTCCTTCGGATTCGTTCAATCAAAAGTCGTTCGACGGCTCGAAGGGGTCGAATACCAGCTCGATGGGCGATGGTTGGGCGCGTGGCGATTATGCGGCCAACGCCTCGCTCGGCTACATGGGCTACGGCAACAGCAACGGCGCTGGATCCGGCACGCAACCCATTGGCGGCGGTTGGGTCATTCGCTGGTTACGAGGGATCATGGGGGCCAACGCCTCTTTGCGAATCGACGACATCAAGGACGGCGCCAGCAATACGATCCTGCTCGGCGAAATCCGCGCGGGCATAATTCCACAGGACGCCCGCGGCATTTGGGCCATGAGCGGCGCCAGCCCAAGCGCCCTTTGGGCTCATGGTTATCTCGACGGAGCCGGTCCGGATTCCCAGACCGCCGCTGACGATACGCTGTCTTGCAGCGAAACCCAAACGGCCGTCGGTACGTCGGCACAGCTAATCCAAATGGGCATGGGATGCTGGACCCACGGTGGCTCCAACTCGCAACAGTTGGCTCGCAGCCTGCACATCGGCGGAGTGAATACGTGTTTCGCCGATGGTAGTGTGCGGTTTATCAGCGACTTCGTCGAAATCACGCCCGCCGGGGCTGATCCTACGAAGGCATCACCTCCCGGCAGCAACCTTGGCGTGTGGGACAGGCTCAACCTGTCCAACGACGGCCAGTCGGTCGACGCCAGCAAGTTCTAG
- a CDS encoding DUF4139 domain-containing protein, with product VMVEYNASIEQMSGEDWNDVTMALSTATPSLVAKAPVLEPLSIALSAAPAAGPGPKGSAAYFSAKKEIEERRRQIELSRNFAGNNFQFGSFNSAAGGGINAGAVANNSASNPQQPAQQAAQAGNPNGDAQQQLMFQTDEYDATLNEAARESQVLDLIITAKVDRATKPAHESDTEGVSVSYQLSGRTSLPSRSDRQLIQIASIAMKGEFYRVAIPVLTSAIYEEADVMNSSKLVLLAGPVSTYVDGQFVGHGDMPTVSIGETFTVGLGIDSSLRSHRELAKKNESIQGGNRVVDFTYQLSVENFGAEAAQVRLMDRLPTAKETEVKLALVAPGQPLSDDARYEQQDRKKGMLRWDVKVPPQAIAAKAFTLDYQMQMEYDKQLSIASLPGKR from the coding sequence GGTGATGGTCGAGTACAACGCCTCGATCGAGCAGATGAGCGGCGAGGATTGGAACGACGTGACGATGGCCCTCTCGACCGCCACGCCGTCGCTGGTGGCCAAGGCCCCGGTGCTCGAGCCGCTCTCGATCGCGCTCAGCGCTGCGCCGGCGGCCGGCCCCGGCCCTAAAGGCTCCGCGGCCTATTTCTCGGCCAAGAAGGAGATCGAGGAAAGGCGACGGCAGATCGAGCTGAGTCGCAACTTCGCCGGCAATAACTTTCAATTCGGCAGCTTCAACAGCGCTGCGGGCGGCGGCATCAACGCCGGAGCCGTCGCAAACAATTCCGCGTCCAATCCTCAGCAGCCGGCCCAGCAAGCGGCGCAAGCGGGAAATCCGAACGGGGACGCTCAGCAGCAGTTGATGTTTCAAACCGACGAATACGACGCCACTCTGAACGAGGCGGCCCGTGAATCGCAGGTGCTCGATCTGATCATCACCGCCAAGGTGGATCGCGCCACGAAACCGGCTCACGAATCGGATACCGAAGGCGTCAGCGTCAGCTACCAGCTTTCCGGGCGGACTTCGCTCCCCAGCCGTTCCGATCGGCAACTGATCCAGATCGCTTCGATCGCGATGAAAGGGGAATTCTATCGCGTCGCGATCCCGGTGCTAACCAGCGCCATCTATGAAGAGGCCGACGTGATGAACTCGAGCAAGCTGGTGCTTCTGGCCGGGCCGGTCTCGACCTACGTCGATGGGCAATTCGTCGGCCATGGCGACATGCCGACCGTCTCGATCGGCGAGACCTTCACGGTGGGCCTGGGGATCGACTCCTCGCTCCGCTCCCACCGCGAGCTGGCCAAGAAGAACGAGTCGATCCAGGGAGGGAACAGAGTGGTGGATTTCACCTATCAACTGTCGGTTGAAAACTTCGGCGCGGAGGCCGCTCAGGTCCGGCTGATGGATCGCTTGCCCACGGCCAAGGAGACGGAAGTGAAGCTCGCGCTCGTCGCCCCGGGCCAGCCGCTCAGCGACGACGCCCGCTACGAGCAGCAAGACCGCAAGAAGGGGATGCTGCGGTGGGACGTGAAGGTGCCGCCCCAGGCGATCGCCGCCAAAGCCTTCACGCTCGATTACCAGATGCAGATGGAGTACGACAAGCAGCTTTCGATCGCCAGCCTGCCGGGGAAGAGATAA